One window of the Candidatus Jettenia sp. genome contains the following:
- a CDS encoding DUF1349 domain-containing protein, producing MAIRTIFKLYSIVCIILFCIPLLGIQRASCAAELYEDEFESQTLDPSWLIIRENQSDWNLLVRPGYLRITTKAENLWQINVNNKIKLLRGAPLGDFEVVTKVTYNPKQKFQQAGVIIYESDDNYVMLTRQMDDVDNVEMSRELSRMSGSKSVPTTLTTLYLKLTKSGENVTGSFSGDGNSWTTVDVVSGAKLEHPKVGLVGFNAQLNTTVDADFDFFKIGTGGEGMASVLEDFLELTKYGKAIHVMAMLMVGFGFLMVFVKRYGYGAVTATYIAVSIVIPYYMFLKTQGIFGEPAELKMDRFILAEFCAASILIATGAFLGRLKMSQYMIMAFMFVPSYMLNEWIMLDNGMGLIPKGLLIDTGGSIVIHQFGAYFGLGVIVRMTTREDFNKKIESDKISNQFSMLGSMVLWIFWPSFCAAPAEISKMPLAAVNTILSLCGATVSTYIASTMIRKKIAIEDMANAALAGGVAIGSSCAHTTPKSSLILGFIAGILSVIGFALIQPRVQRIIKGIDTCGVHNLHGMPGVLGGLAAIFIAKNVVPGLQIKAVIITFIIAWITGLAAGTVVSLFGYRRQSYEDAVEFIVEEEHH from the coding sequence ATGGCAATAAGAACTATTTTTAAGTTATATAGTATTGTATGTATAATTCTTTTCTGTATCCCTTTGTTAGGAATACAGAGAGCAAGTTGTGCAGCTGAGCTATACGAGGATGAATTTGAAAGTCAGACGCTGGATCCTTCGTGGCTCATAATTCGTGAAAATCAAAGTGATTGGAATTTATTGGTTCGTCCCGGGTATTTAAGGATTACTACCAAGGCAGAAAACCTGTGGCAAATCAATGTAAACAATAAAATAAAGCTTCTAAGAGGAGCGCCCCTTGGCGATTTTGAGGTCGTTACCAAGGTTACCTATAATCCAAAACAAAAATTTCAGCAGGCTGGAGTGATTATTTATGAGAGCGATGACAACTATGTTATGCTCACCCGCCAGATGGATGATGTTGACAATGTGGAAATGAGCAGAGAACTATCAAGGATGTCTGGTAGTAAATCTGTGCCAACAACATTAACCACACTATATCTAAAATTAACAAAATCAGGAGAAAATGTTACTGGTTCATTTAGTGGTGATGGAAACTCCTGGACTACAGTGGATGTTGTATCAGGTGCAAAATTAGAGCACCCCAAGGTTGGGCTTGTTGGTTTTAATGCTCAATTAAATACTACCGTCGATGCCGATTTTGATTTTTTCAAAATCGGTACAGGTGGTGAAGGAATGGCTTCAGTTCTTGAGGATTTTCTTGAATTAACAAAATATGGTAAAGCTATACATGTTATGGCAATGTTAATGGTTGGTTTCGGATTTTTAATGGTTTTTGTTAAGAGGTATGGTTATGGCGCTGTTACTGCTACCTACATTGCGGTAAGTATCGTAATTCCTTACTATATGTTTTTAAAGACACAAGGAATTTTTGGAGAACCAGCTGAATTGAAAATGGACCGGTTTATCCTTGCTGAGTTCTGTGCGGCGAGTATATTGATTGCCACTGGTGCTTTCCTGGGTAGGTTAAAGATGTCTCAATATATGATTATGGCATTCATGTTTGTTCCATCCTATATGTTGAATGAATGGATTATGTTAGACAATGGTATGGGGCTTATACCAAAGGGGTTGTTGATTGATACTGGCGGTTCGATTGTTATTCACCAATTTGGTGCTTATTTTGGGTTAGGTGTAATTGTAAGGATGACTACCAGAGAAGATTTCAACAAGAAAATTGAATCTGATAAAATCAGTAATCAATTTTCGATGTTAGGAAGTATGGTCCTCTGGATATTCTGGCCGTCTTTTTGTGCTGCACCTGCCGAAATATCGAAGATGCCTCTTGCTGCAGTGAACACAATCCTTTCATTGTGTGGCGCAACCGTATCTACCTATATTGCAAGCACGATGATCAGAAAAAAGATCGCTATTGAAGATATGGCTAATGCAGCTCTTGCTGGTGGCGTAGCTATCGGTTCCTCTTGTGCTCATACTACTCCCAAATCATCTCTGATATTAGGTTTTATTGCTGGCATTTTAAGTGTGATTGGTTTTGCGCTTATTCAGCCACGTGTGCAAAGGATCATAAAAGGTATTGATACCTGCGGTGTTCATAATCTTCACGGTATGCCTGGTGTATTGGGAGGATTGGCCGCTATCTTCATTGCGAAAAACGTAGTTCCCGGGTTACAGATAAAGGCTGTGATTATTACCTTTATTATTGCGTGGATTACGGGACTTGCTGCGGGAACCGTTGTATCATTATTCGGTTACCGAAGGCAGTCCTACGAGGATGCTGTGGAGTTCATCGTAGAAGAAGAACATCACTAA